CAGAATACTTTTTTCTCAAATAAAGGTTTTACATTATCAATATACTGATTGGGAACGGATGAAAAGCAAACATCGTTGGTATCAGTGTTTAGAAAGAATTAAAAATCCCCAAAGAAGTGCTATTGATATATATCGCCAATATCACCACATGGATGTACCAGTAACAGATACTAACCAAATGCCTTCATCCTGGTTCGGTACATACGAAAACGCAGGAATTGATATGACGAGTATTTTAAGAGAGAAAAATTACTGGTGGGATAAAGAAGTTTTAGATTTTTTTGATAAGTATGGAATTCAAACTTTTGCTAAAGAAGCGATTTGGGATGTTGATTGGAATAACCAATATCAGTTATGTTTTCAGGAAAATCCCAAAATTGATTTGAGTGATCCGCGTACCCGCTTGGAAAAATGGGCGCATAACTGGTTGCAATCAACGCAGGTTAATCCTTATACTTTTAAAGCTAAAGTTATTAATAAATGGCTCAAAGCTTCTGGCTGGTGATTTGATGAGAAAGAAGATATT
This DNA window, taken from Oculatellaceae cyanobacterium, encodes the following:
- a CDS encoding glycosyltransferase family 2 protein; this translates as MSSPTIICLTPVKNEAWILDRFLKCTSLWADYIIVADQNSTDNSREIAQKYPKVTLIENPSATYNEQERQKILIEAARKIPVSGKRLLIALDADEFFVGHTESKEWDTILQAPVGTSLWFQWANVLPNMEKYYAPNFHLLFGYMDDGKEHQGNLIHSPRLPTDKLENRILFSQIKVLHYQYTDWERMKSKHRWYQCLERIKNPQRSAIDIYRQYHHMDVPVTDTNQMPSSWFGTYENAGIDMTSILREKNYWWDKEVLDFFDKYGIQTFAKEAIWDVDWNNQYQLCFQENPKIDLSDPRTRLEKWAHNWLQSTQVNPYTFKAKVINKWLKASGW